A DNA window from Tenuifilaceae bacterium CYCD contains the following coding sequences:
- the lpdA2 gene encoding dihydrolipoyl dehydrogenase yields MNFDLIVIGSGPGGYVAAIRASQLGMKVAVVERENLGGICLNWGCIPTKALLKSAQVFEYASHAADYGVVAPDVKPDFEKMVARSRGVADAMSKGIQFLFKKNNITVINGSGKLKDNHTVTVNGIDGSTSEYTASHIILATGARSRELPNLKQDGVKVIGYRQALTLPKQPTSMVVVGSGAIGSEFAYFYNAIGTKVTLVEYLPNVVPLEDEEVSKTLERAFKKAGIAVKTEASVESVDTTGELCKVTIQTKKGVEVVEAEVVLSAVGITPNIENIGLEELGITIEKGRVKVDEFYRTNVEGVYSIGDIVQGPALAHVASAEGIACVEKIAGQDTKPVDYKNIPGCTYTTPEVSSVGMSEKAAKEAGYEIKVGKFPFTASGKATAAGMRDGFVKLVFDAKYGELLGAHMIGGNVTEMIAELVVARHLETTGHELIKSIHPHPTMSEAVMEAAAAAYSEAIHI; encoded by the coding sequence ATGAACTTCGATCTTATAGTAATTGGAAGTGGCCCTGGAGGCTATGTGGCTGCAATAAGAGCCAGCCAACTTGGCATGAAGGTAGCTGTTGTTGAACGCGAAAACCTCGGGGGTATTTGTCTTAACTGGGGTTGCATTCCCACTAAGGCTCTTCTTAAAAGCGCTCAGGTTTTTGAGTATGCTTCGCATGCTGCCGATTACGGCGTGGTTGCTCCCGACGTAAAACCCGATTTCGAGAAAATGGTTGCACGCAGCCGTGGCGTTGCCGATGCCATGAGTAAGGGCATTCAGTTCCTTTTCAAGAAGAATAACATAACCGTAATAAATGGTTCTGGTAAGCTTAAGGATAACCACACCGTTACGGTTAATGGCATCGATGGCTCAACATCGGAATACACTGCCAGTCATATTATTTTGGCAACCGGCGCACGCTCGCGCGAACTGCCCAACCTGAAACAGGATGGTGTTAAGGTTATTGGTTACCGCCAGGCTCTTACCCTTCCCAAACAACCCACATCGATGGTAGTTGTTGGATCGGGTGCTATTGGTAGTGAGTTTGCATACTTCTACAATGCAATTGGAACAAAGGTTACTTTGGTAGAGTATCTGCCCAATGTTGTTCCTTTGGAGGATGAAGAGGTTAGCAAAACCCTTGAGCGAGCCTTTAAAAAAGCGGGCATCGCTGTAAAAACAGAAGCATCGGTTGAATCGGTTGATACCACTGGCGAACTCTGCAAGGTTACCATTCAAACCAAAAAGGGAGTTGAGGTTGTTGAAGCCGAGGTTGTTCTTTCGGCTGTTGGCATCACTCCCAATATCGAAAATATCGGTTTAGAGGAACTGGGTATTACCATAGAGAAAGGCAGAGTTAAGGTTGATGAGTTCTACCGTACCAATGTTGAAGGTGTTTATTCCATTGGCGATATTGTACAAGGCCCTGCATTGGCACACGTTGCCTCGGCCGAAGGAATTGCCTGTGTTGAAAAGATTGCAGGACAAGACACTAAGCCTGTCGATTATAAGAATATTCCAGGATGTACATACACAACTCCCGAAGTGTCATCGGTAGGGATGTCGGAGAAAGCAGCAAAAGAAGCCGGTTATGAAATTAAGGTAGGTAAATTCCCATTCACCGCATCGGGTAAGGCAACTGCCGCTGGTATGCGCGATGGTTTTGTGAAACTTGTTTTCGATGCTAAGTACGGCGAGCTACTCGGAGCACACATGATAGGAGGAAATGTAACCGAAATGATTGCCGAACTTGTAGTAGCCCGTCATTTAGAGACAACTGGACATGAACTAATAAAGAGCATTCACCCACACCCAACCATGAGTGAAGCTGTTATGGAAGCAGCTGCCGCAGCATACAGCGAGGCTATTCATATTTAG